In a single window of the Streptomyces sp. NBC_00094 genome:
- a CDS encoding helicase-associated domain-containing protein: MGTGELDLEAHVAEASGAAAAPRTLAEALRARGDDGLAALLRARPDLLGPVPNDLTQLATRAGTRGSVVRAIERLDRFALQTAEALAVAQDPTPYSVLRSLLTGDEGDPEIEAALPGAVAMLREQALVWGEDERMRLVRTARELLAPSAQHPSPTGLGPTVAEATSGMSPGRVQEIIAAAGLTSTHDPVSAVAVLTGLFTDRARMDALLDTAPPEALAVLDRLVWGPPYGEVTANPAPPVRWLRDRGLLLPVSPRTMVLPREVALHLRGGRAHRLPEPLPPEPVVQRDYRPQVVDGAAAGQAYVALATIEELLKSWDRGGPPVLRAGGLAVRDLKRVAALLDVSEPIAAFWLELGYAAGLLASDGEADERYAPTPAYDDWLDLPPAERWARLVTPWLTATRTSGLVGGQDTKGRTLSVLGPELDRSSAPEVRHRVLLLLATLPPGAAADPESLLARLRWERPLRGAGGHASAGAADLRSRMARWTLEEAELLGLTGRGALCGPARALLNLPLAEAASPTDPGGGVEVSVAATRAATLLAPLLPEAVDHVLLQADLTAVAPGPLRRPLAEALGVLADVESKGGATVYRFTPGSVRRALDSGQTATELHDFLTKHSTTPVPQPLAYLIDDVARRHGHLKVGAASAYVRCDDDTVLGEILADRRSALLGLRRIAPTVLAAQTDPGSLLDGLRSMGYAPAAESAEGDLLIARADAYRTPARTAPVPVPDGPPVPDATLLGAAVRAIRAGDRAATVVRKEPATPTVAGALPRTSAAETLVTVQAAVMTGSAVWIGYVNAEGAASQRVLAPVRVEGGFVTGYDHTADEVRTYPLHRITGVAELADDQV, translated from the coding sequence ATGGGGACCGGTGAGCTCGACCTGGAGGCGCACGTGGCTGAAGCATCTGGCGCCGCTGCCGCGCCGCGCACACTCGCGGAAGCACTGCGGGCACGGGGTGACGACGGCCTCGCCGCGCTGCTGCGCGCCCGGCCTGACCTGCTGGGTCCTGTGCCGAACGACCTGACACAGCTGGCCACTCGTGCCGGTACGCGCGGTTCGGTGGTGCGGGCGATCGAGCGGCTCGACCGGTTCGCCCTGCAGACGGCGGAGGCGCTCGCCGTGGCGCAGGACCCGACTCCGTACTCCGTGCTCCGCTCGCTGCTCACCGGCGACGAGGGCGATCCGGAGATCGAGGCGGCGCTGCCCGGCGCGGTCGCGATGCTGCGCGAGCAGGCGCTGGTGTGGGGCGAGGACGAGCGGATGCGGCTCGTCCGTACGGCGCGGGAGCTTCTCGCGCCGTCGGCGCAGCATCCGTCGCCGACCGGGCTGGGGCCGACGGTCGCCGAGGCCACGTCCGGGATGTCGCCGGGCCGGGTGCAGGAGATCATCGCGGCGGCCGGGCTGACGTCGACGCACGATCCGGTGTCGGCGGTGGCGGTCCTGACGGGGCTCTTCACCGACCGGGCCCGGATGGACGCGCTGCTCGACACGGCGCCGCCGGAGGCGCTCGCGGTCCTGGACCGGCTGGTGTGGGGTCCGCCGTACGGGGAGGTGACGGCGAACCCGGCGCCTCCCGTGCGCTGGCTGCGCGACCGGGGTCTGCTGCTTCCGGTGTCGCCGCGGACGATGGTGCTGCCGCGCGAGGTGGCGCTGCATCTGCGGGGCGGGCGGGCGCACCGGCTGCCGGAGCCGCTGCCGCCGGAGCCGGTGGTGCAGCGGGACTACCGCCCACAGGTCGTGGACGGTGCCGCCGCCGGGCAGGCGTACGTGGCGCTCGCGACGATCGAGGAGTTGCTGAAGTCCTGGGACCGGGGCGGTCCGCCGGTCCTGCGTGCGGGCGGGCTCGCCGTGCGGGACCTCAAGCGGGTCGCGGCGCTGCTCGACGTGTCGGAGCCGATCGCCGCGTTCTGGCTGGAGCTCGGTTACGCGGCGGGGCTGCTGGCCTCGGACGGCGAGGCCGACGAGCGGTACGCGCCGACGCCCGCCTACGACGACTGGCTGGACCTGCCGCCCGCCGAGCGGTGGGCGCGGCTCGTCACGCCCTGGCTGACGGCGACCCGCACGTCGGGGCTCGTCGGCGGCCAGGACACGAAGGGCCGCACGCTCTCCGTCCTCGGTCCTGAGCTCGACCGCTCGTCGGCGCCCGAGGTCCGCCACCGGGTCCTGCTGCTGCTCGCGACGCTCCCGCCGGGCGCCGCCGCCGACCCGGAGTCGCTGCTCGCCCGGCTGCGCTGGGAGCGGCCGCTGCGCGGCGCCGGGGGCCACGCCTCGGCGGGCGCCGCCGACCTGCGGTCCCGGATGGCGCGCTGGACCCTGGAGGAGGCCGAACTGCTCGGGCTCACCGGGCGCGGCGCGCTCTGCGGTCCCGCGCGGGCGCTGCTCAACCTGCCGCTGGCCGAGGCCGCGTCGCCGACCGACCCGGGCGGCGGGGTCGAGGTGTCGGTGGCGGCGACCCGTGCGGCGACGCTGCTGGCGCCGCTGCTGCCCGAGGCCGTCGACCACGTCCTGCTCCAGGCCGACCTGACGGCCGTCGCGCCGGGTCCGCTGCGGCGGCCGCTGGCGGAGGCGCTGGGTGTTCTCGCGGACGTGGAGTCGAAGGGTGGGGCGACGGTCTACCGGTTCACGCCGGGTTCCGTGCGGCGCGCGCTCGACTCCGGCCAGACCGCGACCGAGCTGCACGACTTCCTGACGAAGCACTCGACGACGCCCGTCCCGCAGCCGCTCGCCTATCTGATCGACGACGTCGCGAGACGTCACGGCCATCTGAAGGTGGGGGCGGCGTCCGCGTACGTGCGCTGCGACGACGACACCGTGCTCGGCGAGATCCTGGCCGACCGGCGGTCCGCGCTCCTGGGGCTGCGCCGCATCGCGCCGACGGTGCTCGCCGCGCAGACGGATCCGGGGTCGCTGCTCGACGGGCTGCGGTCGATGGGGTACGCCCCGGCCGCCGAGTCCGCGGAGGGCGACCTGCTGATCGCCCGCGCCGACGCGTACCGCACTCCGGCCCGTACGGCCCCGGTGCCCGTCCCCGACGGCCCGCCGGTCCCCGACGCCACGCTCCTGGGTGCGGCGGTCCGGGCGATCCGGGCCGGTGACCGGGCGGCGACGGTGGTGCGGAAGGAGCCCGCGACCCCGACGGTCGCGGGGGCGCTGCCCCGCACGTCGGCGGCCGAGACGCTGGTGACGGTCCAGGCGGCCGTGATGACCGGCTCGGCGGTCTGGATCGGCTACGTCAACGCGGAGGGCGCGGCGAGCCAGCGGGTCCTCGCCCCGGTCCGTGTGGAGGGCGGTTTCGTGACGGGTTACGACCACACGGCCGACGAGGTCCGTACGTACCCCCTGCACCGGATCACGGGCGTGGCGGAACTGGCGGACGACCAGGTGTGA
- a CDS encoding ABC transporter ATP-binding protein, protein MTSRLTARELTLAYEDRTVVHELDLAIPDGKVTVIVGPNACGKSTTLRALGRLLKPAGGAVLLDGEELAGIPTKRIARSIGLLPQTPVAPEAISVADLVSRGRQPHQAWWKQWSEEDERAVTDAMERTDVAALADRSVDALSGGQRQRVWIAMALAQETDLLLLDEPTTYLDISHQVEVLDLVRRLNRLRGRTVVLVLHDLNQAARYADHLVAMKDGRVVAEGPPTEVVTAELVRDVFGLESVVVPDPVTGSPLVVPGAPWHADDLVS, encoded by the coding sequence ATGACCAGCAGGCTGACCGCGCGCGAGCTGACGCTCGCCTACGAGGACCGCACCGTCGTGCACGAGCTCGACCTGGCGATCCCCGACGGCAAGGTGACCGTGATCGTCGGCCCCAACGCCTGCGGCAAGTCCACCACCCTGCGGGCCCTCGGCCGGCTCCTCAAGCCGGCGGGCGGCGCCGTCCTCCTCGACGGCGAGGAGCTGGCCGGGATTCCGACGAAGCGGATCGCCCGCTCGATCGGGCTGCTTCCGCAGACGCCGGTCGCGCCCGAGGCGATCAGCGTCGCCGACCTCGTCTCCCGGGGCCGGCAGCCGCACCAGGCCTGGTGGAAGCAGTGGTCGGAGGAGGACGAGCGGGCCGTCACCGACGCCATGGAGCGCACGGACGTCGCCGCGCTCGCCGACCGTTCCGTCGACGCGCTCTCCGGCGGTCAGCGGCAGCGGGTGTGGATCGCGATGGCCCTCGCCCAGGAGACCGACCTGCTCCTTCTCGACGAGCCCACCACCTACCTGGACATCTCCCACCAGGTGGAGGTCCTCGACCTGGTGCGCCGCCTCAACCGGCTGCGCGGCCGGACCGTGGTCCTCGTCCTGCACGACCTCAACCAGGCCGCCCGGTACGCCGACCACCTCGTCGCCATGAAGGACGGCCGGGTCGTCGCGGAGGGCCCGCCGACGGAGGTCGTGACGGCGGAGCTCGTACGGGACGTGTTCGGCCTGGAGTCGGTCGTCGTCCCCGATCCGGTGACGGGCTCGCCGCTGGTGGTGCCCGGGGCGCCCTGGCACGCCGACGACTTGGTGTCGTAG
- a CDS encoding iron chelate uptake ABC transporter family permease subunit, with protein MRPAGYGLLRAGRGSFLVHRRSALVACGLLLLLVAASVAYLCVGERFVAPSEVVRIVLGQPSPSAFVVEELREPRLVVALAVGAAFGVAGALIQTVARNPLASPDIIGISQGAGAVTVAAMTFGLTSYTVLPYLSIAGGVLAAALVYVFAWRGGLHATRFVLIGIGFAIALRSLTTLFMTKGDYLVAQQAQIWMTGSLNGRGWDESAPLRWTLLLMLPAVLWAARAQRTVSLDDSTATALGVRLGRVRLGLVAVGVVLASVATGVAGPVDFVALLAPQIARRMTRTAQIPLLCSALAGAVVVVVADLLARRLFSPVELPVGVLTAAVGAPYLIWLIVRGRTEGKA; from the coding sequence GTGCGGCCCGCCGGGTACGGGCTCCTGCGTGCCGGGCGCGGGTCCTTCCTGGTCCATCGGCGCTCGGCCCTCGTCGCCTGCGGGCTCCTCCTGCTCCTGGTCGCCGCCTCCGTCGCGTACCTCTGCGTCGGTGAGCGGTTCGTCGCCCCCTCGGAGGTCGTACGGATCGTCCTCGGGCAGCCGTCGCCGTCCGCGTTCGTCGTGGAGGAGCTGCGTGAGCCCCGGCTCGTCGTCGCCCTCGCCGTCGGCGCCGCCTTCGGCGTCGCGGGCGCCCTCATCCAGACCGTCGCCCGCAACCCGCTCGCCAGCCCCGACATCATCGGCATCAGTCAGGGCGCCGGGGCCGTCACCGTCGCCGCGATGACCTTCGGCCTCACCTCGTACACCGTGCTGCCGTACCTCTCGATCGCGGGCGGCGTCCTCGCCGCCGCGCTCGTGTACGTGTTCGCCTGGCGCGGTGGGCTGCACGCCACCCGCTTCGTCCTCATCGGCATCGGCTTCGCGATCGCGCTGCGGTCCCTCACCACCCTCTTCATGACGAAGGGCGACTACCTCGTCGCCCAGCAGGCCCAGATCTGGATGACCGGCTCCCTCAACGGGCGCGGCTGGGACGAGTCCGCGCCCCTCCGCTGGACGCTGCTCCTGATGCTGCCGGCCGTGCTGTGGGCCGCCCGCGCCCAGCGGACGGTCTCCCTCGACGACTCCACGGCGACCGCGCTCGGCGTGCGGCTCGGCCGGGTCCGGCTCGGGCTCGTCGCCGTCGGTGTCGTCCTCGCCTCCGTGGCGACGGGCGTCGCGGGACCGGTCGACTTCGTGGCGCTGCTCGCCCCGCAGATCGCCCGCCGCATGACACGGACCGCGCAGATCCCGCTGCTCTGCTCCGCGCTCGCGGGCGCGGTGGTGGTCGTCGTCGCCGACCTGCTCGCCCGGCGGCTCTTCTCCCCCGTCGAACTGCCCGTCGGCGTCCTCACGGCGGCGGTCGGCGCCCCGTATCTGATCTGGCTCATCGTCCGGGGCCGTACGGAAGGAAAGGCATGA
- a CDS encoding iron ABC transporter permease — MPAAFPSRRVLATSAAVVALLLAVLLSLAVGARPIAPSTVLDALLHGGTGDDAEVVRQLRVPRTLIGLMVGVALALAGTALQGITRNPIADPGILGISQGSSVAVVLAIAFFGVHSLGGYVWFAFGGAALASVAVYAIASGGRGGATPVKLALGGAAINALLLSVTTGILTTRASALDEFRFWQIGSLDGRDAQIVGQIWPFLLIGAVLVLSVARGLDALALGEDVAKGLGQRVATVRIVGGLGATVLTGAAVAAAGPVAFVGLAVPHIARAVVGSDHRWVLPMAALIGPVMLLVADVAGRVVFPPGEVPAGVMTALIGVPFLVTLVRRKAVPA, encoded by the coding sequence ATGCCAGCCGCTTTCCCCTCCAGACGGGTCCTCGCGACCTCGGCGGCCGTCGTCGCCCTGCTGCTCGCCGTCCTCCTCAGCCTCGCGGTGGGCGCCCGCCCCATCGCCCCCTCGACCGTCCTCGACGCCCTGCTGCACGGCGGTACGGGCGACGACGCCGAGGTCGTACGGCAGCTCCGCGTCCCCCGTACCCTCATCGGGCTGATGGTCGGCGTCGCGCTCGCCCTCGCCGGCACCGCGCTCCAGGGCATCACCCGCAACCCGATCGCCGACCCCGGCATCCTCGGCATCAGCCAGGGATCGTCGGTGGCCGTCGTCCTCGCCATCGCCTTCTTCGGGGTGCACAGCCTCGGCGGGTACGTGTGGTTCGCCTTCGGCGGCGCCGCGCTCGCCTCCGTCGCCGTCTACGCCATCGCGTCCGGCGGGCGCGGCGGGGCCACACCCGTGAAGCTCGCGCTCGGCGGCGCCGCGATCAACGCGCTGCTGCTCTCCGTCACCACCGGCATCCTCACGACCAGAGCGTCCGCGCTCGACGAGTTCCGGTTCTGGCAGATCGGCTCGCTCGACGGGCGCGACGCCCAGATCGTCGGCCAGATCTGGCCGTTCCTGCTGATCGGCGCGGTCCTCGTGCTCTCCGTGGCGCGCGGCCTCGACGCGCTCGCGCTCGGCGAGGACGTCGCCAAGGGGCTCGGTCAGCGGGTCGCGACCGTACGGATCGTGGGCGGTCTCGGCGCGACGGTCCTGACCGGCGCCGCCGTGGCCGCCGCCGGGCCCGTCGCCTTCGTCGGCCTCGCCGTGCCGCACATCGCGCGGGCCGTCGTCGGCTCCGACCACCGCTGGGTGCTGCCGATGGCCGCGCTGATCGGGCCGGTGATGCTGCTCGTCGCGGACGTCGCCGGCCGGGTCGTCTTCCCGCCGGGCGAGGTGCCCGCCGGGGTGATGACCGCGCTCATCGGGGTGCCGTTCCTGGTCACGCTGGTGCGGCGGAAGGCGGTGCCCGCGTGA
- a CDS encoding HAD family hydrolase has protein sequence MTITEQPPQPPSSPLTVGFDLDLTLIDTRPGIKAAFEAFSAETGAEIDADLVVSRLGPPLEQEMAHWFPEEHVPEMVARYRALYPVYAIEPSRPMPGARDAIEAVREAGGRTIVVTAKNGPHAELHLAHLGIEPHAVAGSLWAEGKAEALRAHGAQVYVGDHVGDVRGAATAGALSVAVATGPCAPDELRAAGADVVLTDLTDFRAWWEGYRA, from the coding sequence ATGACGATCACCGAGCAGCCCCCGCAGCCCCCGTCCTCCCCGCTGACCGTCGGCTTCGACCTGGACCTGACGCTGATCGACACCCGCCCGGGCATCAAGGCGGCCTTCGAGGCCTTCTCCGCGGAGACCGGCGCCGAGATCGACGCCGACCTGGTCGTCTCGCGCCTCGGCCCGCCGCTCGAACAGGAGATGGCGCACTGGTTCCCCGAGGAGCACGTCCCGGAGATGGTGGCCCGCTACCGCGCGCTCTACCCGGTGTACGCGATCGAGCCCTCGCGTCCGATGCCGGGCGCCCGGGACGCGATCGAGGCGGTGCGGGAGGCGGGCGGCCGCACGATCGTCGTCACCGCCAAGAACGGCCCGCACGCCGAGCTGCACCTCGCGCACCTCGGCATCGAACCCCACGCCGTCGCGGGCAGCCTCTGGGCCGAGGGCAAGGCGGAGGCCCTGCGCGCCCACGGCGCCCAGGTGTACGTGGGCGACCACGTCGGCGACGTCCGCGGCGCCGCCACGGCGGGCGCCCTCTCGGTGGCCGTGGCGACCGGCCCCTGCGCCCCCGACGAGCTCCGCGCGGCCGGCGCGGACGTGGTCCTCACGGACCTGACGGACTTCCGCGCGTGGTGGGAGGGCTACCGCGCCTGA
- a CDS encoding cold-shock protein, which translates to MPTGKVKWFNSEKGFGFLSRDDGGDVFVHSSVLPAGVDALKPGQRVEFGVVAGQRGDQALSVVILDPTPSVAAAQRRKPDELASIVQDLTTLLENITPALERGRYPEKTQGKKIAGLLRAVADQLDV; encoded by the coding sequence GTGCCTACCGGCAAGGTCAAATGGTTCAACAGCGAGAAGGGCTTCGGCTTCCTCTCCCGTGACGACGGCGGCGACGTCTTCGTGCACTCGTCGGTGCTCCCCGCCGGAGTCGACGCGCTGAAGCCCGGCCAGCGGGTCGAGTTCGGGGTCGTCGCCGGTCAGCGCGGTGACCAGGCGTTGTCCGTGGTGATCCTCGACCCGACCCCGTCCGTCGCCGCGGCGCAGCGCCGTAAGCCCGACGAACTGGCGTCCATCGTCCAGGACCTCACGACGCTCCTGGAGAACATCACGCCGGCCCTGGAGCGCGGCCGCTACCCCGAGAAGACCCAGGGCAAGAAGATCGCCGGCCTGCTGCGGGCGGTCGCGGACCAGCTCGACGTGTAG
- a CDS encoding 1,4-dihydroxy-6-naphthoate synthase: MKLKIAYSPCPNDTFVFDAWAHGRVPGAPRLDVTFADIDVTNGWAEGGADDHDVLKVSYAVLPWILDEYALLPCGGALGRGCGPLVLTRDEATGADLAGKTVAVPSERSTAYLLFRLWAAEAVPGGVGNVVVMPFHEIMPAVRDGKVDAGLVIHEARFTYQSYGLHCLADMGEHWEATTGLPIPLGAIVARRSLGEETLRLLAESARTSVRMAWDDPTVSRPYVLEHAQEMDPKVADQHIGLYVNEFTADLGEHGYAAVRGLLTRAAAEGLVPPLGPDALSFP; encoded by the coding sequence ATGAAACTGAAGATCGCTTACTCGCCCTGCCCGAACGACACGTTCGTCTTCGACGCCTGGGCCCACGGCCGCGTCCCGGGCGCCCCCCGGCTCGACGTGACCTTCGCCGACATCGACGTCACCAACGGCTGGGCGGAGGGCGGCGCCGACGACCACGACGTCCTGAAGGTCTCGTACGCCGTGCTGCCGTGGATCCTCGACGAGTACGCGCTGCTGCCCTGCGGCGGCGCCCTCGGCCGCGGCTGCGGGCCGCTCGTGCTGACACGCGACGAGGCCACGGGGGCGGACCTCGCCGGGAAGACGGTCGCCGTGCCGAGCGAGCGCTCGACCGCGTACCTCCTCTTCCGGCTGTGGGCGGCCGAGGCGGTGCCGGGAGGCGTCGGGAACGTCGTCGTCATGCCGTTCCACGAGATCATGCCCGCCGTCCGCGACGGCAAGGTCGACGCGGGGCTCGTCATCCACGAGGCCCGCTTCACGTACCAGAGCTACGGCCTGCACTGCCTCGCCGACATGGGCGAGCACTGGGAGGCCACGACCGGGCTCCCGATCCCGCTCGGCGCGATCGTCGCCCGCCGCTCCCTGGGCGAGGAGACCCTGCGGCTGCTCGCCGAGTCGGCCCGCACATCCGTACGGATGGCCTGGGACGACCCGACGGTCTCCCGGCCGTACGTCCTGGAGCACGCCCAGGAGATGGACCCGAAGGTCGCCGACCAGCACATCGGCCTCTACGTCAACGAGTTCACGGCGGACCTGGGCGAACACGGCTACGCGGCCGTCCGCGGGCTGCTCACCCGCGCCGCGGCCGAGGGACTCGTACCGCCCCTCGGCCCGGACGCGCTGTCGTTCCCCTGA
- a CDS encoding futalosine hydrolase has protein sequence MLHRILIVTAVAAEADSVAAGLGLDAPETLSLPGGLTLGRAHPGGARVDVLVGGVGPAAVATATGTALAYASLAETGGVTPYDLVVSAGIAGGFAPHAPIGTVVVSDAIVAADLGADTPDGYLTVEELGFGRSTHLVPPSLTGPLSAALTAGGRPHTVAPVLTVSTVTGTAGRAAELAGRHPRAAAEAMEGFGVAEAAAAYGVPVVEIRAVSNAVGPRDRAAWRIGEALAALRQTFALLHPTVFVEAP, from the coding sequence GTGCTCCACCGGATCCTGATCGTGACGGCCGTGGCGGCGGAGGCTGACTCCGTCGCCGCCGGCCTCGGTCTCGACGCCCCGGAGACCCTGTCGCTCCCGGGCGGCCTCACCCTCGGCCGGGCCCACCCGGGCGGGGCACGCGTCGACGTCCTCGTCGGCGGCGTCGGCCCCGCGGCCGTGGCCACCGCGACCGGGACGGCACTGGCCTACGCCTCCCTGGCGGAAACCGGCGGCGTCACCCCCTACGACCTCGTCGTCTCCGCCGGAATCGCCGGCGGATTCGCACCCCACGCGCCGATCGGCACCGTCGTCGTCTCCGACGCGATCGTCGCCGCCGACCTCGGCGCGGACACCCCCGACGGGTACCTCACCGTCGAGGAGCTCGGCTTCGGACGGTCCACGCACCTCGTACCGCCCTCCCTGACCGGCCCGCTCTCCGCCGCCCTCACCGCCGGCGGCAGGCCGCACACCGTCGCGCCCGTCCTCACCGTCTCCACCGTCACCGGCACCGCCGGACGCGCCGCCGAACTGGCCGGACGCCACCCGCGGGCCGCCGCCGAGGCGATGGAGGGCTTCGGAGTCGCCGAGGCCGCCGCCGCGTACGGCGTGCCCGTCGTCGAGATCCGGGCCGTGTCGAACGCCGTCGGCCCCCGTGACCGCGCCGCCTGGCGCATCGGCGAGGCCCTGGCCGCCCTCCGGCAGACGTTCGCGCTCCTGCACCCCACCGTCTTCGTGGAGGCGCCATGA
- a CDS encoding DUF2771 domain-containing protein, which yields MTVAFFSGSRRRAAVALGAVSAGLLVLSACDKPTPIATVTVGTDSIHSEAACYNDGDAIKESQIQQCLNKKAEKSITVAMDDKVRFGVDPEIADHGWTIFLGGQQAEPEPYTKTYRTIPASAFFSSQTGEATDQTQVTIVENTGKKLTGIWHFQLKKDS from the coding sequence ATGACCGTTGCGTTCTTCTCCGGCTCGCGCCGCCGGGCCGCCGTCGCCCTCGGGGCCGTCTCCGCCGGGCTCCTCGTACTCTCCGCCTGCGACAAGCCGACTCCGATCGCGACCGTGACGGTCGGGACAGACTCGATCCACTCCGAGGCCGCCTGCTACAACGACGGCGACGCCATCAAGGAGTCGCAGATCCAGCAGTGCCTCAACAAGAAGGCCGAGAAGTCCATCACCGTGGCGATGGACGACAAGGTCCGCTTCGGGGTCGACCCCGAGATCGCGGACCACGGCTGGACGATCTTCCTCGGCGGCCAGCAGGCCGAGCCCGAGCCGTACACGAAGACGTACCGGACCATTCCGGCCAGCGCCTTCTTCTCCAGCCAGACCGGCGAGGCCACCGACCAGACCCAGGTGACCATCGTCGAGAACACCGGCAAGAAGCTGACCGGCATCTGGCACTTCCAGCTGAAGAAGGACTCCTGA
- a CDS encoding MFS transporter, with the protein MAAARSPARSEDHAGPLRRAGRTVGRALHLPFTGTAKGIRKATHAHGAGESGLGKLIELHAVNGAGDVMITVALASTVFFSVPTDEARGRVALYLAVTMAPFVLLAPVIGPLLDRIPHGRRAAMAGAMLTRAVLAIMMSGAVTTGGLELYPAALGVLVASKAYGVVRSAVVPRLLPPGFSLVKANSRVTLAGLLATGIAAPIGAGLQLIGPRYPLYGACALFLLGAFWALRMPPKVDSAKGERRAHLLTHGERKPSLRTVGPSVLHGLEANAAQRMLSGFLIFFLAFLLREHPLSGQSAAVSLGIVGVAAGVGNACGTAAGSLLRDRGHGPEVIIATMISVVCGTAICAAIFFGGLMVAVLGAVAGLTQALSKLSLDALIQRDVPEVVRTSAFARSETALQMAWVVGGGIGIALPLNGTLGMAVAAGILALGALLAVRGLLTAARRPPGPQGPQGRSKDRVA; encoded by the coding sequence GTGGCAGCCGCACGGTCCCCCGCACGATCCGAAGATCATGCCGGACCGCTCCGCCGAGCGGGCCGGACGGTCGGACGCGCCCTGCACCTGCCCTTCACCGGGACCGCGAAAGGCATCCGTAAAGCCACTCACGCCCACGGCGCGGGCGAATCGGGGCTCGGCAAACTCATCGAGCTGCATGCCGTGAACGGCGCCGGTGACGTCATGATCACCGTCGCCCTCGCCTCCACGGTCTTCTTCTCCGTCCCCACCGACGAGGCCCGCGGCCGCGTCGCGCTCTACCTGGCCGTCACCATGGCCCCCTTCGTCCTGCTCGCCCCGGTGATCGGCCCGCTCCTGGACCGCATCCCGCACGGCAGGCGCGCGGCGATGGCGGGCGCGATGCTGACCCGCGCGGTCCTCGCGATCATGATGTCGGGCGCGGTCACCACCGGCGGCCTGGAGCTCTACCCGGCGGCGCTGGGCGTCCTGGTCGCCTCGAAGGCGTACGGGGTGGTGCGCAGCGCGGTCGTCCCGCGCCTGCTCCCACCGGGGTTCTCGCTCGTGAAGGCGAACTCCCGGGTCACCCTCGCCGGGCTGCTCGCCACCGGGATCGCCGCGCCCATCGGGGCGGGACTCCAGCTGATCGGGCCCCGGTATCCGCTGTACGGGGCGTGTGCGCTGTTCCTGCTGGGCGCGTTCTGGGCGCTGCGGATGCCGCCCAAGGTGGACTCGGCGAAGGGTGAACGGCGGGCGCACCTGCTGACGCACGGCGAGCGGAAGCCGAGTCTGCGGACGGTCGGCCCGTCCGTCCTGCACGGCCTGGAGGCGAACGCGGCGCAGCGGATGCTGTCGGGTTTCCTGATCTTCTTCCTGGCGTTCCTGCTGCGCGAGCACCCGCTGTCGGGGCAGAGCGCCGCCGTCTCCCTGGGGATCGTGGGCGTGGCGGCGGGCGTGGGGAACGCGTGCGGCACGGCGGCCGGCTCGCTCCTGCGCGACCGGGGCCACGGGCCCGAGGTGATCATCGCCACGATGATCAGCGTGGTGTGCGGTACGGCGATCTGCGCGGCGATCTTCTTCGGCGGCCTGATGGTCGCCGTCCTGGGCGCGGTCGCGGGCCTCACGCAGGCCCTGTCGAAACTGTCGCTGGACGCGCTGATCCAGCGGGACGTGCCGGAGGTGGTGCGGACGTCCGCGTTCGCGCGCTCGGAGACGGCGCTGCAGATGGCGTGGGTGGTGGGCGGCGGGATCGGCATCGCGCTGCCGCTGAACGGCACGCTGGGCATGGCCGTGGCGGCCGGGATCCTGGCGCTGGGCGCGCTCCTCGCGGTCCGGGGCCTCCTCACCGCGGCCCGCCGGCCGCCCGGCCCCCAAGGCCCGCAAGGCCGTTCGAAGGACCGGGTGGCGTAG